A genomic stretch from Podospora pseudoanserina strain CBS 124.78 chromosome 3, whole genome shotgun sequence includes:
- a CDS encoding hypothetical protein (EggNog:ENOG503NZ4E): MAALDALPLRDNWADDVRLEATKIIYSINGLTWDGKDERHQDSDFIEARLAFIARSWIALCAGPKGSPTFDADSRRIVKPLTIPSIISRSRATEETGSPEWDVQDLTGSGAYAQSRHLSVDPLLADVLAARSRAGGRRHQNDILADPTRDYQIDLATNEGFRQAAKKKNNKKGGAAKPNYISNNSNSNGNNDEGEKKDAEGGDAGANGDGTGGSGGSPNGDGGGGDENKDDDKKEDEKREEGTVEEKAEEKTEEAPPSPEDDLVGTGSKKKKKGVAEPEPPAVEDPKKSTDSGLAAASAGPTFDSFSNIKMNGNRDPPRKEEPKPAQKSGFGGWSGLGWGGLGLASKVVENSPWGLKSKIGVGFSFGDGSGSEEHIQRPKSSARQVEKLAEKPVERPVEKPVEKPVEKPVKKSAEKPVERPTAPEKLSDDPPADDWFASAPAATAKKKKNDLLVQEARVEPGSKSGGNDAWDFWGAPKNKKKPQPDPEPEPEPAPEPPREPDPKPEPTKSTETDDAWGAAPVKGKKKKGKITIADEQPKEPDPPREPTAEPEPEPIPDPTPEPPKSYEEDNPWANIATTSKRKKKKGKNAVPEPEPEPVKEPEPEPERAPTPEPVPDPEPEPEQEVEDSWGWGTSSKKTRSKKGKKIEPEPEPEPEPPKDPEPEPEPEPAPEPEKKQEDDFWSFGVTATKGKKKKGRSKDPEPEPAKAPEPEPEPEPVPEPAPERSKKEEDDPWGLAATSSKKKKKDKGKKAAEPEHEPEPEPAKEPEPEPEPEPEPEPESEPDILEHSMWSFGFSTKKKKGKKEPEPEPPKEPEPEPELEPEPEPEPEPEPERQKKREDDDPWGLSTSSKKKKKEKGKKAVEPEPGPEPVKKSKDKKDKKGKKVVEPEPEPEMEAVPEPEPEPENDDDDAFWGSLSGNKMAHHETSSTKDLLDLDNKNGSHVEADPRASTESSGGFFGWLSGKNKKKSGESSDVSKPEPTPEEIERAAAEEEKRKVEEAAEQARREAEEELAREEEQELAALVAKKNKKKRKGISRAEQERMDELEANANRRALAKEAREAEEADRERERQEEADHDAKKAEEKAKLEAEEAAEQEREEEERERQEAEAAEAAAAAAAAEEEEAAAAEAEAAAERARAEAAAETEAASSKKSKKGDRKSKSKRDKEREREEEEERERDREREREREREKERERERERDKDRDKDRDKDRDKDRDKDKDKDRDKDRKKDKKKGKEKEREREREREKEREREKEKEEEDEANYLTAEDEDDLFKDLNDADITAEQLEELLDDGPAGKGLKDKASIEPVETRDGPGDDPFSFWGAAKKSISKSQKTSSLLPQALDSPPQPPEPDIHTGSNHAESSSKILSALGAFGGKSVWHTEAGTSPSPDLAKPTKSRSNKIADRMHAFEVADNDKDISGAEHDNDKDNDDRGKRRDKDDIYAEEKDSRDNHRAGAWGEYGGYEQYDPYEYEAPIDDSPPRTAPPPPAPVEVVTPKEERRKKKSKDKKGKEKDKPRSSEPAIIDVEAFAAPPPPPPPAPPSPPPAAAPYLPRSTHTGFPGGFPLDDEDHLDDHPRRRNIMDSGDDDEIVDIIEMASEKKVSKRSRRAASSPEVVDEIHPPPPPPVPVPPPAVPDPPPPPMSPMSPPFSRSVKKERTKINRDGASWNMWSAAAPPPPPPPPLQEPSPKKSSSRSKEKERERESSSRKKASSAAKAEKSSSRDSGSEDRPEKIDRVRSKDNPANRFPSVFASTPPISRNVTTREKRHTSSSKPSSRRQSVEMSGGIMSPPPEEMSSKAAKILGVGGAAGLATGLGIGLSRSSGRRSRKSVDEEGDVVMVDPTPPSPDKAERRRSRQYPPRPEDDVVMVDAGDATPTRPPLKRSASSANKKSGFSSLFGGVFTPSKSDPRLDPRPTDPRLDSRPEPRRRSTAFTTTDEEAGRRVEEDEAEREARRAARRAARRAEKEAAERGAGEQAAEESRRAKDEERRRRRKRQEEEEEARRQEEKEARRAERRAQRAREEADRRYTEQPDSERAERRRQRAEREAAEADAQARRAARHQERRRGHQPEEPARDIVEEERHHRRHRSHQPEDFAQRDPEEERRRRRDARRAAQEAQVREEHHHVNGRHRSEPPVEHSVYPNEHQHARENTAGSWPHSGTSSWVKEHSDAPPPPENEEEDEGPLPVEEVIDEEEARREARKARRRSRYAETAAVENGGMTAEDLDEERRRRKRREERERDRERERDRAERDHRYPPERDYHKGSDGSGDMRRDPRRSSTFDGATPRSSWWKRLAGKN, translated from the exons atggccgcccTTGACGCTTTGCCACTCCGCGATAACTGGGCGGACGATGTCAGATTGGAGGCGACCAAGATCATATACTCGATCAACGGGCTTACATGGGACGGGAAAGACGAGCGCCACCAAGATTCGGATTTCATAGAGGCTAGGCTAGCCTTCATTGCACGGAGCTGGATTGCGCTTTGCGCAGGCCCCAAG GGCTCGCCAACCTTTGATGCCGACTCACGAAGAATCGTCAAGCCTCTCACCATCCCGAGCATCATCTCTAGAAGTCGGGCCACTGAAGAGACTGGGAGCCCGGAATGGGATGTTCAGGATCTGACAGGAAGCGGCGCATATGCGCAAAGTCGTCACCTCTCGGTAGACCCTTTACTCGCGGATGTTCTCGCGGCCAGGTCTAGAGCCGGAGGAAGACGTCATCAGAATGACATCCTTGCTGACCCGACCAGAGATTATCAGATCGATCTAGCCACAAACGAAGGTTTCCGACAGGccgcgaagaagaagaacaacaagaagggAGGGGCGGCGAAACCCAACTatatcagcaacaacagcaacagcaacggtAACAACGAcgagggcgagaagaaggacgctGAAGGAGGTGACGCTGGCGCCAATGGTGATGGGACCGGGGGCTCTGGCGGTAGCCCCAACggagatggcggcggtggggacGAAAACAAAGATGACGACAAGAAAGAGgatgagaaaagagaggaaggaacGGTAGAAGAGAAGGCAGAAGAGAAGACTGAGGAAGCTCCGCCGTCTCCCGAGGATGACTTGGTCGGTACTGGTtctaagaagaagaagaaaggcgTTGCAGAACCCGAGCCTCCGGCAGTGGAAGATCCGAAGAAGTCTACCGATTCTGGTTTAGCCGCCGCTTCAGCAGGGCCTACCTTTGATTCTTTCTCGAACATCAAGATGAACGGGAATCGTGATCCGCCTCGGAAAGAAGAGCCCAAGCCAGCGCAAAAGAGCGGGTTTGGTGGCTGGAGTGGCttgggatggggtgggctTGGTCTGGCATCAAAGGTTGTCGAGAATAGCCCGTGGGGTCTCAAGTCCAAAATCGGAGTGGGCTTCTCTTTTGGAGACGGTTCTGGTTCTGAAGAGCACATTCAGAGACCGAAATCAAGTGCAAGACAGGTTGAGAAACTGGCTGAGAAGCCAGTCGAAAGACCAGTCGAAAAGCCGGTCGAAAAACCGGTCGAAAAGCCAGTGAAAAAGTCGGCCGAGAAACCTGTCGAAAGACCAACTGCGCCAGAAAAGCTTTCGGATGACCCACCGGCAGACGACTGGTTCGCCTCCGCGCCCGCCGCAACAgctaagaagaagaagaatgatcttcttgtccaagAGGCCAGGGTGGAACCGGGCTCTAAATCAGGAGGGAATGATGCATGGGACTTCTGGGGAGCGCCCAAGAATAAGAAGAAGCCCCAACCTGATCCCGAACCAGAACCGGAGCCTGCGCCAGAGCCTCCCAGGGAGCCAGATCCTAAGCCGGAACCGACCAAGAGCACAGAAACAGATGATGCCTGGGGAGCTGCCCCCGTAAAGggtaagaaaaagaaaggtaaGATCACCATTGCCGATGAACAGCCAAAGGAGCCGGATCCTCCCCGTGAACCAACAGCTGAACCCGAGCCTGAGCCAATTCCCGATCCAACACCCGAGCCACCCAAGTCATATGAAGAGGACAATCCATGGGCGAACATTGCCACAACatcgaagaggaagaagaaaaaggggaagaACGCCGTGCCCGAGCCGGAGCCCGAGCCTGTCAAAGAGCCCGAGCCTGAACCGGAACGAGCGCCCACCCCTGAACCTGTTCCTGACCcagagccggagccggaacaggaggtggaggattcttggggttggggtacTTCGTCCAAGAAGACCAGGTCGAAGAAGGGCAAAAAAATCGAGCCTGAaccagagccagagccagagccACCCAAGGACCCGGAACCAGAACCTGAGCCTGAGCCTGCCCCAGAGCccgaaaagaaacaagaagatGACTTTTGGAGCTTTGGCGTCACTGCGACtaaggggaagaagaagaagggcaggAGTAAAGACCCAGAGCCCGAGCCTGCCAAAGCACCCGAACCCGAACCTGAACCCGAGCCTGTTCCGGAGCCCGCGCCGGAGCGTTctaagaaggaggaagatgatccATGGGGCCTTGCAGCTACTtcctccaagaagaagaagaaggacaaagGGAAAAAGGCTGCTGAGCCTGAGCATGAGCCTGAACCTGAACCTGCGAAGGAACCGgagcccgagcccgagccagaaccagaaccggAGCCTGAGTCGGAGCCTGACATTTTAGAACACAGTATGTGGAGCTTTGGGTTTTCTactaagaagaagaagggcaagaaggagcCCGAGCCAGAACCTCCAAAAGAGCCTGAACCAGAACCGGAGCTGGAGCCTGAGCCTGAGCCAGAACCCGAGCCTGAGCCAGAACgtcaaaagaaaagagaagatgaCGATCCATGGGGCCTGAGCACATcatcgaagaagaagaagaaggagaagggcaaAAAAGCTGTCGAACCCGAGCCTGGACCGGAGCCAGTCAAGAAGTCgaaagacaagaaggacaagaagggtAAGAAGGTGGTCgagccagaaccagaacccGAGATGGAGGCTGTTCCCGAGCCGGAACCAGAACCGGAaaatgacgacgacgatgcaTTCTGGGGCTCTCTGAGCGGCAACAAGATGGCCCATCACGAGACTTCAAGCACCAAGGACCTTCTTGACTTGGACAACAAGAACGGTAGCCATGTCGAAGCTGACCCGCGTGCGTCTACCGAGAGCAGCGGCGGCTTCTTTGGTTGGTTGTCAGGCAAGAATAAAAAGAAGTCTGGGGAGTCGTCGGATGTGTCCAAGCCGGAACCAACGCCAGAAGAAATTGAGAGGgctgctgccgaggaggaaaagcgcaaagtggaggaggctgcagagCAGGCACGCAGGGAAGCTGAAGAGGAGCTTGCcagagaggaggagcaggaacTAGCTGCTCTcgtggccaagaagaacaagaagaagcgaaAAGGTATCTCGAGAGCTGAACAAGAGCGGATGGATGAGCTTGAGGCGAATGCCAACAGGCGGGCATTGGCAAAAGAAGCGCGTgaggcagaagaagcagaccGAGAACGGGAACGACAGGAAGAGGCCGACCACGATGCCAAGAAAGCTGAAGAAAAGGCAAAGCTAGAGGCTGAAGAGGCTGCTGAGCAGGAGcgcgaagaggaagaacgTGAACGACAGGAGGCTGAGGCTGCAgaggcagcggcggcggctgctgcagcagaagaagaagaagctgcagcggcagaagcagaagctgcAGCAGAACGAGCACGGgcagaggcagcagcagagaccGAGGCAGCGTCTTCCAAGAAGTCTAAGAAGGGTGATAGAAAGAGTAAGAGTAAAAGGGATAAGGAACGTGAgcgggaagaagaggaggagagggaacgTGACAGGGAACGCGAGAGGGAGCgcgagagggagaaggagcgtgagagggagagggagaggg ataagGATAGGGATAAGGATAGGGATAAGGATAGGGATAAGGATAGGGATAAGGATAAGGACAAGGATAGGGATAAGGATAGGAAGAAGGATAAAAAGAAGGGTaaagagaaggaaagggaaagggagcgagaaagggagaaggagagggaaagggagaaggagaaggaagaggaggatgaggccaACTATCTAACTgccgaagacgaagacgatcTTTTCAAAGACCTCAACGATGCTGATATCACAGCCGAGCAACTCGAGGAGCTACTGGATGACGGGCCCGCGGGTAAGGGACTCAAAGACAAAGCGTCGATTGAGCCAGTTGAAACGAGGGATGGGCCCGGCGATGACCCCTTCAGCTTCTGGGGGGCTGCGAAGAAGTCAATCtccaaaagccaaaaaacCAGTTCGCTTCTGCCTCAGGCACTGGACAGTCCACCGCAACCACCAGAGCCGGATATTCATACAGGTAGCAACCATGCTGAGTCATCGTCCAAGATCCTGTCAGCTCTGGGTGCTTTCGGCGGCAAATCGGTGTGGCACACCGAAGCCGGCACCTCGCCGTCACCCGATCTGGCCAAGCCGACGAAATCCAGAAGCAACAAGATCGCCGATCGCATGCACGCCTTTGAAGTTGCCGACAACGATAAGGATATCTCGGGCGCTGAACACGACAACGACAAGGACAATGACGATAGGGGCAAGAGGCGCGACAAGGACGATATTTACGCCGAAGAGAAAGACAGTCGCGACAACCACAGGGCCGGAGCTTGGGGTGAGTACGGCGGCTACGAACAATACGACCCCTACGAGTACGAAGCACCGATCGACGATAGTCCTCCCCGAACcgcgccaccacctcccgctcccgtTGAGGTTGTAACgcccaaggaggagaggaggaaaaagaagagcaaggacaagaagggcaaagaaaaagacaagcCCAGAAGCTCCGAACCTGCTATCATCGACGTCGAAGCCTTtgcagctcctccgcctcctcccccacctgcgccgccttctcctccgccagcagcagccccctACCTCCCGCGCTCAACACACACCGGCTTTCCTGGCGGGTTCCCgctcgacgacgaagacCACCTCGACGATCACCCCCGCCGGCGCAACATCATGGATTCAGgagacgatgacgagatTGTTGATATCATCGAAATGGCGTCGGAAAAGAAAGTCAGTAAACGGTCGAGAAGGGCTGCCAGCTCTCCCGAGGTCGTTGATGAgatccatccaccaccacctcctcctgttccGGTACCGCCCCCTGCTGTTCCTGatccgccgcctccgcccaTGTCGCCCATGtcccctcctttttcacGCTCTGTCAAGAAAGAAAGGACTAAAATCAATCGCGACGGTGCATCTTGGAACATGTGGTCAGCTGCtgctccacctccgcctccgcctcctcctctacaGGAGCCTAGTCCCaagaaatcatcatcaagaagtaaagaaaaagagagggaaagggaatCAAGCTCCAGGAAGAAGGCGTCCTCTGCTGCTAAAGCTGAGAAGTCCTCATCCAGAGATTCAGGGTCGGAGGATAGGCCAGAGAAGATTGACAGGGTGCGCTCCAAAGACAACCCGGCAAATCGATTCCCTAGCGTTTTCGCCAGCACTCCCCCCATCTCTCGGAATGTCACAACCCGTGAGAAACGACACACTTCAAGCAGCAAGCCAAGCTCACGGCGGCAGTCTGTGGAAATGTCTGGTGGAATCATGAGCCCACCCCCTGAGGAGATGTCGTCCAAGGCGGCCAAGATCCTTGGTGTCGGTGGTGCTGCCGGTCTTGCTACTGGCCTCGGCATCGGCCTTTCAAGATCCAGCGGTAGACGCAGTAGAAAGT ccgtcgacgaggagggagatgtgGTCATGGTCGAtcccacaccacccagcCCGGACAAGGCGGAACGGCGTCGGTCGAGA CAATACCCTCCCCGTccggaggatgatgttgtcATGGTTGATGCCGGGGATGCGACCCCTACTCGACCTCCTCTCAAGCGCTCAGCCTCGAGCGCGAATAAGAAATCGGggttctcttctctctttgGTGGTGTCTTTACACCGAGCAAGTCGGATCCCCGTTTGGATCCGCGCCCCACAGACCCTCGTCTGGATTCGCGCCCAGAGCCTCGTAGGCGCAGCACTGCTTTTACAACGACGGAtgaggaagctggaagacgagtcgaagaggatgaagctGAGCGGGAGGCTCGCCGCGCTGCTCGTCGTGCTGCACGCCGAGCCGAGAAGGAAGCTGCAGAGAGGGGTGCAGGTGAACAAGCAGCCGAGGAATCCCGCCGGGCCAAGGACGAAGAACGCCGTCGGCGACGCAagagacaagaagaagaagaagaagcccgcagacaggaagaaaaagaagcgcGGCGTGCGGAAAGACGTGCTCAACGTGCCCGGGAGGAAGCTGACAGGCGATATACAGAGCAGCCGGATTCTGAGAGAGCGGAGCGTCGCAGGCAACGTGCAGAGAGGGAGGCTGCCGAAGCCGATGCTCAGGCCCGCCGGGCAGCGAGACACCAGGAGCGTCGCCGCGGTCACCAGCCGGAAGAGCCAGCTCGGGAtattgttgaagaagaacgCCACCACCGTCGTCACCGCAGCCACCAGCCCGAAGATTTTGCACAGCGTgacccagaagaagaacgaCGCCGTCGCCGTGATGCAAGACGCGCTGCGCAAGAAGCCCAAGTGAGGGAGGAGCATCATCATGTGAACGGACGACATCGTTCTGAACCTCCTGTCGAGCACTCGGTATATCCTAATGAGCACCAGCACGCAAGAGAAAACACGGCTGGCTCGTGGCCGCATTCGGGCACGTCATCCTGGGTGAAGGAGCATTCTGATGcgccaccgcctccagaaaatgaggaagaagatgagggtCCTCTCCCCGTCGAAGAGGTgattgatgaggaagaggcacGCCGTGAAGCTCGTAAGGCGAGACGTCGGTCAAGATATGCTGAGACGGCAGCTGTTGAGAATGGCGGGATGACTGCTGAAGATCTTGACGAggaaagacgaagaagaaagcGACGCGAGGAACGGGAGCGGGatagggagagggagagggatcGTGCTGAGCGTGATCATCGCTACCCCCCCGAACGGGACTATCACAAAGGATCGGATGGCAGTGGAGATATGCGCCGTGATCCTCGACGCAGCTCCACATTCGATGGTGCCACGCCAAGAAGCTCGTGGTGGAAGAGACTCGCTGGGAAGAACTGA
- a CDS encoding hypothetical protein (EggNog:ENOG503NU52; COG:S) has protein sequence MDPHQDPPLQQESQKYDAEDAGDGRPADNSSSNINDTTSDSDPEALAQVPSGLAYSVFSKSTKRWIVTMIAFSSFVSPMTANIYFPALVPIARDLDVSVSMINLTLTTYMIFQAIAPTLVGDLADAAGRRPAFLICFVIYIFANLGLALQKNFAALLVLRMVQSAGSSGTVALSFAVIADVAVSAERGKYMGIVGAGINIGPALSPVFGGLLAEYLGWPAIFWFCMIYAAVWLIPYALTVPETCRNVVGNGSIPAQSWWNMTAVDLCRARRRKRNGESLGGARTKQKLRFPNPFNTLKVAFEKDLALLLFYGTLTYLVFILIAATLSTELEAIYHYSDLQLGLCYLPYGVGCCFAAVMQGYILDHNYRRIARKIGFTIDYKRGDDLSNFPIEKARILPASPFLLAGVAAVICYGWVLHFETHVAGPLALVFLIGLCVTGSFSILNTLLVDLYPEAPATAVAAMNLVRCLFGAGGTAVIEYMLRVMGRGWTFTFWGLVLVLFSPILWVLTKWGPGWREERRVRKLKEEEKERAVTSRP, from the exons ATGGATCCTCATCAAGATCCGCCGCTCCAACAAGAGAGTCAAAAATACGATGCCGAAGATGCCGGTGATGGCCGGCCAGCAGACAACAGCTcgagcaacatcaacgacaccaCATCTGATTCAGATCCAGAAGCATTGGCCCAAGTACCCAGCGGTCTAGCTTATAGTGTCTTCTCTAAAAGTACGAAACGATGGATCGTGACCATGATCGCTTTCTCCAGCTTCGTCTCACC AATGACAGCAAATATATACTTTCCGGCTCTGGTGCCTATAGCTCGGGATCTTGACGTCTCGGTCAGTATGATCAATCTCACCCTGACCACTTACATGATCTTTCAAGCCATCGCCCCCACCCTTGTTGGCGACCTAGCAGATGCCGCTGGCAGAAGACCGGCCTTTTTGATATGCTTCGTCATCTACATCTTTGCCAACCTCGGCCTAGCTCTGCAGAAGAACTTTGCCGCGCTTCTGGTCTTGAGGATGGTTCAGAGTGCAGGCAGCAGTGGGACAGTAGCTCTTAGCTTTGCTGTGATTGCGGACGTTGCAGTCAGTGCCGAGAGGGGTAAATACATGGGAATTGTTGGCGCCGGCATCAATATTGGTCCTGCCCTGAGCCCGGTATTTGGAGGTCTCCTTGCCGAGTACCTCGGCTGGCCAGCTATATTCTGGTTCTGTATGATTTACGCCGCGGTCTGGCTCATACCGTACGCCCTGACGGTGCCTGAGACATGCAGAAACGTGGTGGGCAATGGTTCAATTCCAGCCCAGAGCTGGTGGAACATGACGGCCGTCGACCTATGTCGTGCTCGCCGCCGGAAGCGCAATGGGGAATCATTGGGTGGCGCCCGCACCAAGCAAAAGCTGCGCTTTCCGAACCCATTTAATACACTCAAGGTGGCCTTCGAAAAGGacctcgcccttcttctgTTTTACGGCACCTTGACCTACTTGGTGTTCATTCTCATTGCGGCAACACTGTCTACCGAGCTTGAAGCTATCTATCACTACAGTGACCTTCAGCTCGGTCTATGCTACCTGCCCTATGGAGTCGGATGCTGCTTTGCCGCTGTCATGCAGGGGTACATTCTGGACCACAACTACCGCCGAATAGCCCGCAAGATAGGCTTCACCATTGACTACAAGCGTGGCGACGATCTTTCGAATTTTCCGATAGAAAAGGCTCGCATACTACCAGCTTCACCATTCCTTCTCGCCGGAGTAGCGGCTGTAATCTGCTATGGCTGGGTACTTCACTTCGAAACCCATGTTGCAGGACCACTGGCACTAGTCTTCCTAATCGGCCTCTGTGTAACAGGGTCCTTCTCGATACTCAATACTCTTCTTGTGGACTTGTACCCTGAAgctcccgccaccgccgtAGCGGCCATGAATCTCGTCAGGTGTCTCTTTGGCGCTGGTGGAACGGCCGTGATCGAGTACATGCTGAGGGTtatggggagaggatggacaTTTACTTTCTGGGGACTAGTTCTCGTGTTATTTTCTCCTATCCTCTGGGTCTTGACCAAATGGGGCCCTGGATGGcgagaggagagaagagtGCGGAAGCtcaaagaggaggaaaaggaaagagcgGTTACATCACGGCCCTGA
- a CDS encoding hypothetical protein (EggNog:ENOG503NTVW; COG:U) has translation MADLTTAFNALLKGREAPPTKPFNLDTADEFLKEAHRINTLIARLHSELRNLRQAYLSTAAPRKTHLRNASSQPIFLTDRDREEIDANAKMTIRDLNARIRALEDAEKLRQSTAAALLKKRFSHGLGALGSWAAGGAMLGKSKEQEMAEAAAHQLEAHRDSIIWYLSTRLRETIRTQQRMMETRLARELEKNRSVLARAKGSVLLASGGGYTAEPFTAKARPNVHNASLAAEEEQRPKPRLDNDLTEDQIQMFEKGNQDMLKHYESTLDKVRTAEKSLIEIAELQNLLVGNLTAQSAHIDQLVAESFDTTEGIGKGNKELKKSTSRSSPARYTFFAAAGLCTALVLWDLII, from the exons ATGGCTGACCTTACCACAGCGTTCAACGCCCTTTTGAAGGGCCGAGAGGCTCCTCCAACCAAGCCTTTTAATCTGGATACGGCCGACGAGTTCCTAAAAGAAGCCCACAGGATA AACACCCTTATTGCCCGTCTCCATTCCGAACTGCGTAACCTGAGACAGGCCTATCtttccaccgccgccccgcGCAAGACTCACCTCCGCAATGCCTCCTCCCAGCCTATATTCCTCACCGACCGTGACAGAGAAGAGATCGACGCCAACGCCAAGATGACGATTCGAGATCTCAATGCTCGCATCCGCGCGCTCGAGGACGCCGAGAAATTGCGCCAGAGCACGGCGGCAGCGCTTTTAAAGAAACGGTTCTCCCACGGACTTGGCGCTTTGGGTTCTTGGGCAGCTGGTGGAGCTATGTTGGGCAAGAgcaaggagcaggagatggCAGAGGCTGCGGCGCATCAGCTGGAAGCCCACAGAGACAGTATCATCTGGTATCTCTCAACTCGCTTACGGGAAACCATTCGGACACAGCAGCGCATGATGGAGACTCGCTTGGCCAGGGAGCTTGAGAAGAACAGGAGTGTGCTAGCCAGGGCCAAAGGCTCTGTGTTGCTGGCCTCTGGAGGGGGCTACACTGCCGAACCATTTACTGCAAAGGCAAGGCCGAATGTGCATAATGCCAGTCTagctgctgaagaggagCAAAGGCCAAAGCCACGCCTTGATAACGACCTTACCGAGGATCAGATTCAGATGTTCGAGAAGGGGAACCAGGATATGCTTAAGCATTATGAAAGCACACTGGATAAAGTCAG GACTGCAGAAAAGTCACTCATCGAGATTGCCGAGTTGCAGAACTTACTAGTTGGCAATCTCACTGCTCAGTCGGCTCATATCGACCAGTTGGTGGCCGAGTCGTTTGACACGACGGAAGGTATTGGGAAAGGCAACAAAGAGCTCAAGAAGAGCACCTCGAGGAGTAGCCCTGCTCGATACACTTTCTTTGCTGCCGCAGGGCTATGTACCGCGCTTGTTCTTTGGGACTTGATAATTTAG
- the aat2 gene encoding Aspartate aminotransferase, cytoplasmic (EggNog:ENOG503NUCS; COG:E), with the protein MSSKAPSLTVSSSPSTSTSTSLSRLQTIANHMSPASITNFPAEAVPQAPEDPLFGLMRAYKADQSPDKVDLGIGAYRDDNAKPWVLPVVKKADEILRNDPEANHEYLPIAGLASLTSKAAELLLGTGAPAIAEKRVASVQTISGTGAVHLGALFLARFYKVNGANRTLYLSNPTWANHHQIFTNVGIPIEQYPYFDKKTKGLDFEGMKASLANAPDRSIILLHACAHNPTGVDPTPEQWREIAELMKAKKHFPFFDTAYQGFASGDLDRDAGAIRYFVEQGFELVIAQSFAKNFGLYGERAGCFHFVAPPAPDAAEVTTRVASQLAILQRSEISNPPIYGARIASIVLNDKDLFAEWQENLRTMSGRIIAMRQALRSKLEELGTPGQWNHITDQIGMFSFTGLSEAQVQKIRSDFHIYMTKNGRISMAGLNTRNVEYVAKAIDRVVRDLS; encoded by the exons ATGTCGTCCAAAGCACCCAGTctcaccgtctcctcctccccatcaacttccacctcgacctccctctcccgacTTCAGACCATCGCCAACCACATGTCTCCCGCATCAATAACAAACTTTCCCGCCGAGGCTGTGCCTCAGGCCCCCGAAGACCCTCTCTTTGGCCTCATGAGGGCATACAAGGCGGACCAAAGCCCCGACAAAGTAGATCTC GGAATCGGTGCGTACCGCGACGACAATGCAAAGCCGTGGGTTCTCCCGGTTGTCAAGAAG GCCGATGAGATTTTACGCAACGACCCCGAAGCGAACCACGAATACCTCCCCATTGCTGGTCTTGCGTCGCTTACCAGCAAAGCGGCCGAGCTACTATTGGGCACCGGAGCTcccgccatcgccgagaAGCGTGTAGCTTCTGTACAGACCATCTCAGGAACTGGTGCCGTCCACTTGGGTGCCCTTTTCCTTGCCAGATTCTACAAGGTGAATGGCGCCAACCGCACGCTCTACCTCAGCAACCCTACCTGGgcgaaccaccaccagatcTTCACCAATGTCGGCATCCCAATTGAGCAGTATCCCTACTTcgacaagaagaccaagggCCTGGATTTTGAGGGGATGAAGGCCTCCCTCGCCAATGCCCCGGACCGcagcatcatcctcctgcACGCCTGTGCTCACAATCCCACCGGTGTTGATCCCACTCCCGAGCAATGGCGTGAGATTGCTGAGCTcatgaaggccaagaagcactTCCCATTCTTTGATACGGCCTATCAAGGTTTTGCTTCGGGTGACTTGGACCGCGATGCCGGTGCTATCCGTTACTTTGTCGAACAGGGCTTCGAGCTCGTCATCGCTCAGTCCTTTGCCAAGAACTTTGGTCTCTATGGCGAACGTGCTGGCTGCTTCCACTTTGTGgcccctccagcaccggACGCTGCCGAAGTCACCACCCGTGTAGCTTCCCAGCTGGCCATTCTGCAGCGGTCAGAGATCAGTAACCCGCCGATTTACGGCGCCCGCATTGCCTCGATCGTGCTGAACGACAAGGATCTGTTTGCTGAGTGGCAAGAGAACCTCCGCACCATGTCTGGCCGCATTATTGCCATGCGCCAGGCCCTGCGGTCCAAGCTGGAAGAGTTGGGCACGCCTGGCCAGTGGAACCATATCACCGACCAGATCGGCATGTTCAGCTTCACTGGCCTGTCTGAAGCTCAGGTCCAGAAGATCAGGTCAGACTTCCACATTTACATGACCAAGAACGGGCGCATCAGCATGGCTGGTCTGAACACCAGAAATGTCGAGTACGTGGCCAAGGCCATTGACAGGGTTGTGCGTGACTTGTCATGA